A single region of the Ascaphus truei isolate aAscTru1 chromosome 6, aAscTru1.hap1, whole genome shotgun sequence genome encodes:
- the LOC142498183 gene encoding fish-egg lectin-like → MCRGLLKQVDAGGDKFLAGVNRLDSIYCLNQEPTLSTDSVVLFTLLEGGLKYYSCGPRGCWGVNSANNIYYRYDVKPNACQGSKWQQIKGSLVMVEVGTDGSVYGVNAEGKVYKREGISAEKPIGTSWTLLDLCSRFKHVSVDAGTLWLLTERGDIFKCEVPE, encoded by the exons TGGAGGTGATAAGTTCTTGGCTGGCGTGAACCGTCTGGATTCTATTTACTGCCTGAACCAAGAGCCAACTCTTTCCACAGATTCTGTGGTCCTCTTTACCTTGTTAGAGGGAGGTCTGAAATATTACAGCTGTGGTCCTCGCGGCTGCTGGGGAGTGAACAGCGCCAACAATATCTATTACCGCTACGATGTGAAACCCAACGCCTGCCAGGGAAGCAAGTGGCAGCAGATCAAGGGCAGTCTGGTCATGGTGGAGGTTGGCACAGATGGATCAGTGTACGGTGTGAACGCAGAGGGCAAAGTGTACAAGAG AGAGGGCATCAGTGCTGAAAAGCCCATTGGGACCTCATGGACTCTCCTAGATCTCTGCAGCCGCTTTAAGCATGTCAGCGTTGATGCTGGGACCCTGTGGCTTCTCACCGAGAGAGGGGACATCTTTAAGTGTGAAGTCCCTGAGTAG